TCCGTGAAATGTGAAACCATTGTCTTTCGTCCGTTCCTGTCAAATTTACAGATGAAGAAATTCCCTTTCTTCTGTCCTCTGTTGATGATGTCGGGGCCGTTGGGAAGTGCTATATACGAAGTCTGGTGCACGGTCTTCACTTTCCCTTGAAGTAATAGTTCTTTCCAGTCTGTGTCTTCTGTTCCGGCATATTCGATGGCACGCATGACGATATATTCCGGGTTGGGACCATTGTATTCTATACGTTTGGTCCAGTTGCCGTACTGGTCATAAGATATATCCACCCTTTTGCTTTTGGGAGCTTTATATCGTGCAAATTTCCCTTCCGAGTAGGGCTTTAACGGTATTGTGTCTTTTTTTTGCAGTTTCCTGTTGCCGGGATTGCCATTACTGTTCAGTGTACTTTCTTCAATGACTTCTGTGACCTGCCCTTCATCATTGTAGAGGATATTCACCGCTTCACGGTATGTTCTTCCTTTAGGCTCTTTTAAAGAGTAGATTACTCCTGCATATATCCTTTGTGTGATTAGTCCGGTCTCATTGCGTATAATAGTGTCTATACCTACTACAGTCCGTTGGGCATTAAGTTTCTTCTTGCCGTCCATCCTGCCTTGTGCATCATAATGGTATTGATAGACGTTGCTGACTCCACCTTTTTCGATAGAGGCGATGACTTCCTCTACTACATTTCCATCTTTATCGTAAACGAAGATAATCTTGCTGTCGGCGCTTCCGTCCGGCTTTAGTGAGTTCTCTGCTATCTTTCTTCCGTTACGGTCATATCTTACAAAATGAATTTGGTCGACGACGGCACCTGCTGCCCATGTGGTATCTTTTTGTATGGCTTGGTGTACCGTAGTACGGGTACTTTTGAAAGGTGGGGTATCTTGGATATTGTTTTGTGCCAGTATCGGCATCGTTAAAAGTGAAGCAGTAATAAAAAGAACTTTCATCTTTTTCATTGAGTAAACAGTAGTTGTATTCATCATATTTCCGGTCTTTAAAGTTTTCCAAAGTGTTATGGCGCTATCTGTTTGGAAAGTTTTGCATAACTTTGGGTGCAATATTGAGCATTTTTTCAGATATATGCAAGCGTTGCTCGGAAATTTGCAGTAAATTTGCGCAATTAAAATTATAAACAGTAATATTATGGCAGCAAAACCAAGTATTCCTAAAGGAACTCGTGACTTTTCGCCGGTAGAGATGGCGAAGCGTAATTATATATTCAATACGATTCGTGACGTATATCATTTGTATGGTTTCCAGCAGATTGAGACTCCGTCGATGGAAATGCTTTCTACACTGATGGGAAAGTACGGTGATGAGGGAGATAAACTACTCTTTAAGATTCAGAATTCAGGAGATTATTTTTCCGGGATTACTGACGAAGAATTGTTGAGCCGTAATGCTGCGAAGCTGGCAAGCAAATTCTGTGAGAAAGGATTACGTTATGACCTGACTGTGCCTTTTGCCCGTTATGTGGTGATGCACCGTGATGAAATCACCTTCCCGTTCAAGCGCTATCAGATTCAACCGGTGTGGCGTGCCGACCGTCCGCAGAAGGGACGCTATCGCGAATTCTATCAATGTGACGCTGACGTGGTGGGCAGTGACTCATTGCTGAACGAAGTGGAATTGATGCAGATTGTCGATACCGTTTTTAGTCGTTTTAATATTCGTGTATGTATTAAGATTAACAACCGCAAGATTCTTTCCGGTATTGCAGAGATTATCGGTGAATCGGATAAGATTGTCGACATTACTGTGGCGATAGACAAACTGGATAAAATCGGGTTGGATAATGTAAATGCCGAGTTGAAAGATAAGGGTATCAGTGATGAGGCTATCGCCAAGTTGCAGCCGATTATCCTTCTTAGCGGAACAAATGCAGAGAAGCTTGCGACGTTGAAAAATGTACTGTCAGCCAGTGAAGTGGGATTGAAGGGAGTGGAAGAAAGCGAATTCATCTTGAATACTTTGGAAGCAATGGGATTGAAGAATGAAATCGAACTCGACTTGACTTTAGCTCGCGGACTGAACTATTATACAGGTGCTATTTTTGAAGTGAAAGCACTGGATGTACAAATCGGAAGTATCACGGGTGGCGGTCGTTATGACAACCTGACCGGTGTATTCGGTATGGCAGGAGTTTCGGGTGTCGGCATATCTTTCGGTGCAGACCGTATCTTCGACGTCTTGAACCAACTCGACCTTTATCCGAAAGAAGCCGTGAACGGAACTGAAATCCTGTTTATCAACTTCGGTGAAAAGGAAGCTGCTTTCTCTATGGGAATTTTGGCTAAAGTGCGCACTGCCGGTATCCGTGCGGAGATTTTCCCGGATGCTGCGAAGATGAAGAAGCAGATGAGCTATGCCAATGCAAAAAATATCCCGTTTGTAGCCATTGTCGGCGAAAACGAGATGAACGAAGGAAAAGTGATGTTGAAGAATATGGAGACTGGAGAACAAAACCTTGTTTCGGCAGAAGAGTTGATTGCTGCTGTGAAGAAATAAGCAGAGATTTATTATAGGATAAATTAATAATATAATAAAAGGTGTCGTTGAATGTAGAATCAGCGACACCTTTATTATTTAATAGATTGTACGTTTCAGAATTTGTAGATGGAATATGATAACAGAGCTACAATCAGAATTCAGAATTACAAATGACGTTCCGGATATAACTCATTCCACCATTCGGGACGGTCTTGCAGCCAACGTGCAAACCAGGCCATGATAGAGTTGTGCCATTTGATACGTTTGTCGTAATTTGAAATGAAATGGTTTTCGCCATCCACAGTAATAAACTCTACGGTCTTGCCTAATATCTTCAGCGCATTGAAAAGCTGGATACTTTCTCCGATAGGCACATTCGTATCCACTGTGCCATGTAGCAATAATAACGGAGTGTTAATCTTGTCGGCATTGAACAGGGAACCTTGTTTGGTGAACAGTTCCGGGTTCTTCCAGGGATAGCTGTCGGCAGCCGCAATCGCGTTGTATGAATATCCCCAGTACCCTTCTCCCCAATAACTTGTCACGTCACTGATACCTGCATGGGATACGGCAGCGGCGAAAATATCAGTCTGAGTTTGCAGGTATTGGGTCATGAATCCACCATAAGAAGCACCGATGCATCCGATTTTTTTCGCATCCACAAAGGTATGTTCCTTGCAGAACTGTTTCGTTCCTTCGATAATATCATCCGCAGTCCGTTTTCCCCAAGCATTGACGTGGCGTGCGGAAAACTCCTGACCGAAGCCGATAGTACCGCTGGGCTGAATGACATATACTACGTAATCACGTGATGCGAACAGTTGGGCGCAATATGGGTTGCCGATACCGCGTGTCGTAGGAGTGGTACCGCCGTAATAGTAAACGATTAACGGATACTTCTTGTTAGGGTCGAAGTCAGGTGGAAGACACATCTTTCCGGTGATAACTGTGCCGTCCGAAGCTGTAAAGTTCCAAGGTTCTGTTTTACCTAATTCTATTTTGTCTAGAATCGGTTTCATCGGGTCGGCAAGCAGGCGGGAAGTTTTTTTCTTCATATCGTAAAGGTAGGCGACTCCCGAAGTGCTATCCGATTGACCGATATAGGCGGCAATAGCCGGATTATATTCAGACAAGGTGAAAGTGCTGACAACATCTGTTTCGAGGTTCAACTTTTCGAAATTACCGCTTTTCGGAGAATAACGGTAGATATTCTTGCAGTCGCCGTCGTCCGTGTTGAAGTAGATACAACCGTCTCCGCGATTCCATTGCAAGGGGCTGACGGTAGGGTTGAAGTCTTTGGTTATCGGCTGGATTTTGCGCGTAGCCAAGTCCATGATAAAGGCTTGCGTGTCGAAATCATTGGCAATGGGATGACTGCCGCAGTTCTTGCCGATACCGCCGAATGCTTCGGGGCTTGCAGTCAGTAACAACTGTTTTCCGTCCGGTGAATAGCTGGCGCCACCTAGAAATCTTTCGTTATGGAAGAGCGTATCTACTTTCAGAGTCTCCAAGTCTACCAGATAAAGAGAAGACAAAGAGAAAGGACGTTGGGTGATATTTTCTTTAGAAGTACTGTACACTATATACTTTCCGTCGGGAGAAATATCCTGCAGGTAAGTGCTGTGATTGCCGTAAGTCAGCCGTTCGGAAACTCCGTTGGCTATGTCGTATTTAGCCAGGAAGCTGCGTCCCCGGGTATTGGGAATACGGTCTGCCGGACTTACAATACGGCGGAGAGCACCTTCTTCCTTTATCCCTTCCTCTCTGGGATAATAAATAAGGAAGTCCTCATTGGGCGACCATGTGAAATTCTGTTCGGGGATTCCTTTTAAAATAACCTCTTCGCGAAGGGTGGCAGGGTCGAGTGCGATTACATCGTTTCCATTTAAGGCAGTGACGGTATAATACAGCTTGTCGCTTTTCGGCATCCAGCGCATACCGTCCCTTGCGTTATCCAAAAGAACTTTTCCGGTTTTCAAGTCGCTGAGTTCGCAATAAGTGCGCGAACGTTTGGCGGAATGATTGTTCCAGTAGCGGGTTAATAAATACTTTCCGCTGGGAGAGATGGCAACAGAAATCGTCCGGTTGCCATATACGGTATTGTCGAGTGAGAAACGTTGCTTTGCGTCGGGAGTAAGCGTGCAGGCAATCTCCTTGAATTTCTCGTCTTTGATAAGTTCACATTTCAAGGTAGGAGCTGCTTTGTCTTCCGAAGCGGAAAGTAGTTTGAACGTAATCTCATAATCGCGTTCAGGCTCCATGGCGATGGCTATTTCGCGTGAAGAGGCGGAAGTGATGCTATCTTCGGCAGCGTCTTTTGTCTGCTTGGAAACTCCGTCGATAAAGACTTCCCAGCGGACGGGAGAAGTCACTTTCAGTTTCCCTTTCAGGAAGCGTTCCGCACGTATTTGCGTTTTCAGCAAGTAGAGTTTGTTGTTTTTCTCCGCTTTTTCCAGGCTCAGATAACCTGCCGTATCGACAGCCAATGACTGCATTTGAGCATCCGGCAAATCTAATACGACCGGAGTTTTGAGCAACATTTTCACTGAATGTTTTTCTCCTTTCGGGTTAATGCTGTCGTTCATAATGGGAGTACGTACCTCGATAGCATTTCGTACTTTGTAGCTTGTCAGTCTCTCTTGGGCTTGGGCTTGGAAAGCAAACCCGGTTGCCAATAAAATGGTAAAGACCATTCTTTTCTTTTTCATGTGTTGTAAGTTAATGAAGGGGTTAATAATAGATTCGGACAAATGTAAGGAATATGTTCTTAGTATACAACTAAATAACTTCCTTTTTTAATATTCAATTTGTTCAAGTATCCCATTGAGGTAGGCAATTGCTACTCCGTAATTCGTCATAGGGATATGCTGCTTCCGTGCACGGTCGATGCGGCTGAGCACATACTTGCGGTTGAACATACATGCTCCGCAATGAATGACTAAAGAATAAGGAGTCAAATCCTGTGGAAAATCCGTTCCGCCTACAATATCAATCTGCAGTTTCTCTCCGATTCTTTTTCGTAACAGGCGTGGGAGTTTCACTCTTCCGATGTCTTCGGAAAGGGGAGCATGTGTACAGGCTTCCGCTATCAGTACGCGCGATGATTCCGTCAGGCTTTCAATGGCGGCAGCACTTTCTACATAATAATGAATATCCCCTTTATATCCCGCAAAGAGAACAGAGAAAGAAGTCAGTTTGCTTTTTTCCGGTTTCTGTTCGTAGACGGTTTTGAATACTTGCGAATCGGTGATGATTAACTTCGGCGGATAGGCAAGAGCCTGTAAAGTTTCCGGAAGTTTATCGGTAGTACAAGTCATCACAAGGCATTTCTTATCCAGCAGTTCACGGATAGTCTGTACCTGTGGCAGGATGAGCCTGCCTTTAGGAGCTTGAATATCCTGTGGCATGACTAGTAACACGAGGTCATTCTCAGCGACAAGTTCTCCGGTGATACTCTGCTGACCGAAGTCCGAAGGGAGCTTTTCAAGAATCGCCTGCCGGATTTCTTCAATTCCTGTTCCTTCTTTTGCGCTGACAAGCAACGGGCGCTGGTTATATTGCAGCTCAATCCGTGCGGCCACCGCATCGGTGTTTTCGCGTATATCAATTTTGTTCAGTATCAGGATGACAGGAATATTCTTCTCTTTCAGTAGCTTCAACATTTCATCTTCCGGTGACTCCAACCTTTCTTTTTCGCAAGAAGTTGAATCATCTTCACAAAGCAGTAGCGCAATGTCTGTCTTTTCAATCGCCTTCAATGTCCGGGCGATACGCATTTCACCTAGTTCTCCTTCGTCGTCGAATCCCGGAGTATCTATAAAAAGACAAGGACCAATACCTTGAATCTCCATTGCTTTGGAAACAAGGTCGGTCGTTGTGCCGGGCGTATCCGAGACGATGGCGGTATCTTGTCCTGTCAGCGCATTGATAAGAGAAGACTTGCCGCTGTTCCGTTTGCCGAAAAGGGCTATGTGGAGTCTGTTGGCGTTGGGAGTATCTGTCAAGCTCATGTTTATTAGTGATTAGTTTGTTGGTGATTAGTGATTAATGGGTTGCGCATTAATCACTAAAATCTAAAGTCTCTTTTGCCTTCGGCGATGGCTTTGAGGTTTCGGATGGCTATTTCTCTGATTTTGGGGTTGGGGATTTGTTCCGTTTCTTTTAGAATCAGTTCCAATCCTTTCTGTCGGGTATCTTCTGAAGCATAATCTTCCAGATACTCTTTCAGAGTCATCAGGGCATTCGGTCCGCAGCAATTTGCTATCTGGCCGGATTTCACGAGCGCCATAAAGCGGTCGCCCGTCCGTCCTTCCCGATAACATGCCGTACAGAAACTGGGGATGTAGCCAAGTTCGAGTAACCAGTTGACCACCTCGTCCAATGTCCTCGTATCACTTACATCAAATTGGGCGGAGTTATTGTCGGGCAGTTCTTTTTCAGCATATCCGCCTACGCTGGTACGCGAACCGCCGCTGATTTGTGAAATCCCCAGTTCGAGCACCTTTTTCCGTGATTCCTGCGACTCGCGTGTGGAGATAATCATTCCCGTATAGGGAACCGCAATGCGGATGACAGCTACAATCTTGCTGAATATCTCATCGGAAATGGCGTTCGGGAAATCTCCCGCGTCAATATCATCCGCCGAGCAAATACGCGGCACACTGATAGTATGCGGCCCTACACCGAACCGGGCTTCCAAGTGCTCGGCATGCATCAACAAGCCTGTAAAATCGTACCGGTATGTATTCAAACCGAAAAGTACGCCTATCCCTACATCGTCAATTCCCCCTTCCATGGCGCGGTCCATAGCTTCGGTATGATAAGCGTAGTTGCTTTTCGGACCGGTAGGGTGGAGCGTTTCGTAGTTTTCCTTATGGTAAGTTTCTTGGAATAAGATATAAGTGCCGATGCCCGCTTCTTTTAAACGGCGGTAGTTCTCTACGGTGGTAGCGGCGATGTTGACATTCACCCGCCTTATCGCGCCGTTCTTATGCTTGATACTGTAAATCGTCCGGATAGATTCGAGAATATACTCTATCGGGTTCAGTGTCGGATGCTCTCCGGCTTCAAGGGCGAGACGTTTGTGCCCCATATCCTGCAAGGCAATCACTTCTCGTCGGATTTCTTCCTGTGTCAGTTTCTTACGTGCAATCGTTTTGTTCTTGGCGTGGTACGGGCAGTATATACAGCCGTTTACGCAATAATTCGACAGATAAAGCGGTGCGAACATGACGATGCGGTTGCCGTAGAACTTCTGTTTGATTTCTTTGGCGAGATGAAAGATACGTTCTATCAGGTCAGGTTGGTCGCATTCCAGCAGGACGGCTGCCTCACGGTGGGTCAGTCCCTTGCACAGGGCAGCTTTTTCAATAAGTTGTTCAATCAGTGCACGGTTATCCTTGTTGTTTTGCGCGTATTCCAGTGTATCTAGAATCTCTTCGTGGTGGATAAACTCTTCTGCTTTGGATGAATCTGCTTGGTATATCATAATTCTGTTATATTAAAGTCTCCTCTTTCGGTGGAAATCCCGTAGCCGATAGCGTCCAACTGCTTTTGTAGCGCAGCCAGTCCTTCGGCAGATTCCGCTCCGAGTGAAGCTTTGTCATTGTATAATTCATATTTCTTCCGTTCTTCCCGGGGCGACAGGTTGGGCATTACCACATTCGCTCCTGCCAGTATTCCCCGTTCTCTGCCGTCGGGAGCGAGCGTAGCCAGTGCCGTGGTTGCCGGAATCAATGCGGACGGGTGCATCAGGCGGAAGATGGATAGTAAAAGAAGGGTCTGTTCCACCGTGCCACTTGGGTATCCGGCAAAAGGTGTGTCATGGTGGGGCAGGAAAGGACCGATGCCAATCATTTCCGGACGGAGCTTTTCTATAAACCGGATATCCTCGATGATATGTTCCACCGTTTGTCCGGGACTGCCGACCATGATTCCTGTTCCCGTCTGATAACCGATGTTCTTTAAATCTTGCAAACATTGCAAACGCTGTTTGCAGGACATATCCGTCGGGTGCAGTTGTCCGTAATGCAGCTCGTTGTAGGTTTCGTGACGAAGTAAGTAGCGGTTGGCACCTGCCCGGAAGAAACGCTCGTACGCTTCGCGCGACTTTTCGCCGAGTGACAGTGTGATGGCGCAATCCGGATAATTCTGCCGGATGGCAGCGACCGTTTTTTCTATCCGGTCGTCTGTCAGGGCAGGGTCTTCTCCGCCTTGCAGCACGAAAGTGCGGAAACCCAGTTCATAACCTTGCTTGCAGCAGTCCAGGATGTTTTCTTGGGTCAGCCGGTAGCGTTCGATATTCGGGTTTCCCTTTCGGATGCCGCAGTAATAACAATTGTTCCGGCAGCAATTACTGACTTCAATCAGTCCGCGGATATAAATCTTGTTGCCGAAGTGGAGCAGGCTGACTTCCTGTGCCTGTTCGTTGATGGTCCGCAGGGTTTCTGCGTCACATTCAGTCAACAGTTGCCGGAATTCTTCCTGCCGGAGTGTTCTTTCCTGTCGGAGTTTATCTATCCATTGTTTCATAGCTCTCTTTCCGTTTGAGAAGCTCCTGTGCCAGTTGGCGACGTCCTGAAACAATATCGTTGTGCGTACTCGGCCCGGTGATGCATCCGCCTTCGCAAGCCATCACTTCAATAAACTGCCCGGCAGCTTTTCCTGTCTTGGCACAAGCACGTAGCAGGGCAATGTTCTTCTTGTTGATATCCGATACCTGTATCGCATTGATTTTCTCTGCTTCCTCTTTCAGATAAGCCTTGACTGCTCCCATCACGCCGCCTGCCTGCGCAAACCCGTGTGCTTCGCGGACGGAAGTATGCAATATGGAGAATTCCTGCACTTGCTCCAACTGGATATCCAGTCCGTCAAGAATCGAGCCCACTTCTTCAAATGTCAGAATGTAGTCCACAGCTTCATCGCGACGCACCTCTTTGCGTTTGGCCACGCAAGGACCTACGAATACGACTTTAGCGTCGGGATGTTTCTCTTTGGCAATCCGTGCCGCATAGTACATCGGCGAACCGGTGGTAGATACATAGGGTTTCATGCCCGGAATATGTTTCTCTACCAATTCTATATAAGAGGGACAACAGGAAGTAGTCATGAACGGCTGTCCTTCTTCCAGCTTCTCCAATAATTCGTGCGCTTCGTTGCTGGTAGTTGACATAGCGCCTTCGGCTACTTCAATCACATCGGTGAATCCTATTTCCTTAAAAGCGCCGTACACTTGTCCGATGGAAGTCTTGAATTGTCCGAGGATAGACGGAGCGATGATAGCGACCATCTTTTCTCCTTTACGAATCCGTTGCAGCACATCGAACGTCTGTGAAATCTCGAAGATGGCACCGAACGGACAAGCATTCATGCACTTTCCGCAATAGATGCATTTGCTTTCGTCGATATGTTCTATGCCATGTTCATCTTTACTGATAGCTTTTACCGGACAAGCTTCCTCGCAAGGCACAGGGATATATACGATAGCGTGGTAAGGACAACTTTTGTGACAGATACCGCAACTGACACATGTATCATGGTCAATCATTGCCTGACCGTTTTTCTTGAAACGTATGGCGTCCTTCGGGCAGTTCATGTAGCAACTGCGGGCTACACAGCCGCGACAAAGGTTCGTAATCTCGTAATTGATTTGTACGCAGGAAGAGCATGCTTCGTCAATAACGCACATGATATTCTCCTTGTCCGGTTCGGGACGGCTCAGCGCCATGCGTGCGTAATCGGAAAGTGGAGTTACTTCGTCGTGTTCGTCTGTCATGTCCAGCCCCATCAGCGGAAAAGTCTTGTATCTCCACACTGCCCGTTCTTTGTGTACACAGCAACGCCCTAGCGGTTTTGATTTCCGCGGACTCAGCTCGATCGGGAGTCGGTCTATCTTTTCTACTAACTGGTCGTTTTTCCAAAGTCTAACAA
This portion of the Bacteroides acidifaciens genome encodes:
- the hisS gene encoding histidine--tRNA ligase translates to MAAKPSIPKGTRDFSPVEMAKRNYIFNTIRDVYHLYGFQQIETPSMEMLSTLMGKYGDEGDKLLFKIQNSGDYFSGITDEELLSRNAAKLASKFCEKGLRYDLTVPFARYVVMHRDEITFPFKRYQIQPVWRADRPQKGRYREFYQCDADVVGSDSLLNEVELMQIVDTVFSRFNIRVCIKINNRKILSGIAEIIGESDKIVDITVAIDKLDKIGLDNVNAELKDKGISDEAIAKLQPIILLSGTNAEKLATLKNVLSASEVGLKGVEESEFILNTLEAMGLKNEIELDLTLARGLNYYTGAIFEVKALDVQIGSITGGGRYDNLTGVFGMAGVSGVGISFGADRIFDVLNQLDLYPKEAVNGTEILFINFGEKEAAFSMGILAKVRTAGIRAEIFPDAAKMKKQMSYANAKNIPFVAIVGENEMNEGKVMLKNMETGEQNLVSAEELIAAVKK
- a CDS encoding prolyl oligopeptidase family serine peptidase; translated protein: MVFTILLATGFAFQAQAQERLTSYKVRNAIEVRTPIMNDSINPKGEKHSVKMLLKTPVVLDLPDAQMQSLAVDTAGYLSLEKAEKNNKLYLLKTQIRAERFLKGKLKVTSPVRWEVFIDGVSKQTKDAAEDSITSASSREIAIAMEPERDYEITFKLLSASEDKAAPTLKCELIKDEKFKEIACTLTPDAKQRFSLDNTVYGNRTISVAISPSGKYLLTRYWNNHSAKRSRTYCELSDLKTGKVLLDNARDGMRWMPKSDKLYYTVTALNGNDVIALDPATLREEVILKGIPEQNFTWSPNEDFLIYYPREEGIKEEGALRRIVSPADRIPNTRGRSFLAKYDIANGVSERLTYGNHSTYLQDISPDGKYIVYSTSKENITQRPFSLSSLYLVDLETLKVDTLFHNERFLGGASYSPDGKQLLLTASPEAFGGIGKNCGSHPIANDFDTQAFIMDLATRKIQPITKDFNPTVSPLQWNRGDGCIYFNTDDGDCKNIYRYSPKSGNFEKLNLETDVVSTFTLSEYNPAIAAYIGQSDSTSGVAYLYDMKKKTSRLLADPMKPILDKIELGKTEPWNFTASDGTVITGKMCLPPDFDPNKKYPLIVYYYGGTTPTTRGIGNPYCAQLFASRDYVVYVIQPSGTIGFGQEFSARHVNAWGKRTADDIIEGTKQFCKEHTFVDAKKIGCIGASYGGFMTQYLQTQTDIFAAAVSHAGISDVTSYWGEGYWGYSYNAIAAADSYPWKNPELFTKQGSLFNADKINTPLLLLHGTVDTNVPIGESIQLFNALKILGKTVEFITVDGENHFISNYDKRIKWHNSIMAWFARWLQDRPEWWNELYPERHL
- the hydF gene encoding [FeFe] hydrogenase H-cluster maturation GTPase HydF produces the protein MSLTDTPNANRLHIALFGKRNSGKSSLINALTGQDTAIVSDTPGTTTDLVSKAMEIQGIGPCLFIDTPGFDDEGELGEMRIARTLKAIEKTDIALLLCEDDSTSCEKERLESPEDEMLKLLKEKNIPVILILNKIDIRENTDAVAARIELQYNQRPLLVSAKEGTGIEEIRQAILEKLPSDFGQQSITGELVAENDLVLLVMPQDIQAPKGRLILPQVQTIRELLDKKCLVMTCTTDKLPETLQALAYPPKLIITDSQVFKTVYEQKPEKSKLTSFSVLFAGYKGDIHYYVESAAAIESLTESSRVLIAEACTHAPLSEDIGRVKLPRLLRKRIGEKLQIDIVGGTDFPQDLTPYSLVIHCGACMFNRKYVLSRIDRARKQHIPMTNYGVAIAYLNGILEQIEY
- the hydG gene encoding [FeFe] hydrogenase H-cluster radical SAM maturase HydG, whose protein sequence is MIYQADSSKAEEFIHHEEILDTLEYAQNNKDNRALIEQLIEKAALCKGLTHREAAVLLECDQPDLIERIFHLAKEIKQKFYGNRIVMFAPLYLSNYCVNGCIYCPYHAKNKTIARKKLTQEEIRREVIALQDMGHKRLALEAGEHPTLNPIEYILESIRTIYSIKHKNGAIRRVNVNIAATTVENYRRLKEAGIGTYILFQETYHKENYETLHPTGPKSNYAYHTEAMDRAMEGGIDDVGIGVLFGLNTYRYDFTGLLMHAEHLEARFGVGPHTISVPRICSADDIDAGDFPNAISDEIFSKIVAVIRIAVPYTGMIISTRESQESRKKVLELGISQISGGSRTSVGGYAEKELPDNNSAQFDVSDTRTLDEVVNWLLELGYIPSFCTACYREGRTGDRFMALVKSGQIANCCGPNALMTLKEYLEDYASEDTRQKGLELILKETEQIPNPKIREIAIRNLKAIAEGKRDFRF
- the hydE gene encoding [FeFe] hydrogenase H-cluster radical SAM maturase HydE — translated: MKQWIDKLRQERTLRQEEFRQLLTECDAETLRTINEQAQEVSLLHFGNKIYIRGLIEVSNCCRNNCYYCGIRKGNPNIERYRLTQENILDCCKQGYELGFRTFVLQGGEDPALTDDRIEKTVAAIRQNYPDCAITLSLGEKSREAYERFFRAGANRYLLRHETYNELHYGQLHPTDMSCKQRLQCLQDLKNIGYQTGTGIMVGSPGQTVEHIIEDIRFIEKLRPEMIGIGPFLPHHDTPFAGYPSGTVEQTLLLLSIFRLMHPSALIPATTALATLAPDGRERGILAGANVVMPNLSPREERKKYELYNDKASLGAESAEGLAALQKQLDAIGYGISTERGDFNITEL
- a CDS encoding 4Fe-4S dicluster domain-containing protein; translated protein: MAFTNNIMIVRHKLLADLVRLWKNDQLVEKIDRLPIELSPRKSKPLGRCCVHKERAVWRYKTFPLMGLDMTDEHDEVTPLSDYARMALSRPEPDKENIMCVIDEACSSCVQINYEITNLCRGCVARSCYMNCPKDAIRFKKNGQAMIDHDTCVSCGICHKSCPYHAIVYIPVPCEEACPVKAISKDEHGIEHIDESKCIYCGKCMNACPFGAIFEISQTFDVLQRIRKGEKMVAIIAPSILGQFKTSIGQVYGAFKEIGFTDVIEVAEGAMSTTSNEAHELLEKLEEGQPFMTTSCCPSYIELVEKHIPGMKPYVSTTGSPMYYAARIAKEKHPDAKVVFVGPCVAKRKEVRRDEAVDYILTFEEVGSILDGLDIQLEQVQEFSILHTSVREAHGFAQAGGVMGAVKAYLKEEAEKINAIQVSDINKKNIALLRACAKTGKAAGQFIEVMACEGGCITGPSTHNDIVSGRRQLAQELLKRKESYETMDR